The Desmodus rotundus isolate HL8 chromosome 3, HLdesRot8A.1, whole genome shotgun sequence genome includes a region encoding these proteins:
- the LUM gene encoding lumican produces MNLGAFTLLVALISGASSQYYDDYDFPLVFHARSSPNCAPECNCPESYPTAMYCDELKLKSVPMVPAGIKYLYLRHNQIDHIDEKAFENVTDLQWLILDHNLLENSKIKGKIFSKLKQLKKLHINYNNLTESVGPLPKSLEDLQLTNNKIKKLRPFEGLVNLTFIHLHHNQLKDEGISAAFKGLKSLEYLDLSFNQLSKLPSELPVSLLTLYLDNNKINNIPDEYFKHFKGLQYLRLSHNELTDSGIPGNSFNVSSLLELDLSYNKLKSIPTVNENLENYYLEVNQLEKFDVKSFCKILGPLSYSKIKHLRLDGNNISHTNLPPDMYECLRVANEITVN; encoded by the exons ATGAATCTAGGTGCGTTTACTCTCCTCGTGGCACTCATCAGTGGTGCCAGCAGCCAGTACTACGATGACTACGACTTCCCACTGGTGTTCCATGCGCGATCCTCACCAAACTGTGCCCCAGAATGTAACTGCCCCGAAAGCTACCCAACGGCCATGTACTGTGATGAGCTGAAACTGAAAAGCGTGCCAATGGTGCCTGCTGGAATCAAGTACCTTTACCTTAGGCATAACCAGATTGACCATATTGATGAAAAGGCCTTTGAAAATGTCACCGATCTACAGTGGCTCATTCTAGATCATAACCTTCTtgaaaattccaaaataaaaggaaaaattttctcTAAACTGAAACAGCTGAAGAAACTGCACATAAATTACAACAACCTGACAGAATCAGTGGGCCCACTTCCCAAGTCTCTGGAGGACTTGCAGCTTACTAATAACAAGATCAAGAAGCTCCGTCCCTTTGAAGGGCTGGTAAACCTGACCTTCATCCATCTTCATCACAATCAACTGAAAGATGAGGGCATTTCAGCTGCTTTTAAAGGTCTTAAGTCACTCGAGTACCTTGACTTGAGCTTCAATCAGCTATCCAAACTGCCCTCTGAACTCCCAGTGTCTCTTCTAACTCTCTACTTAGACAACAATAAGATCAACAACATTCCTGATGAGTATTTCAAGCATTTTAAGGGACTGCAGTATCTGCGTTTATCTCATAATGAACTGACCGACAGTGGAATACCTGGAAATTCTTTTAATGTATCATCCTTGCTTGAGCTGGATCTCTCCTACAATAAGCTTAAAAGCATACCAACTGTCAATGAAAACCTTGAAAACTATTACTTGGAAGTCAATCAACTTGAAA AGTTCGATGTGAAAAGCTTCTGTAAGATCCTGGGACCGTTATCCTACTCCAAGATCAAGCATTTGCGGTTGGATGGCAACAATATCAGCCACACCAACTTGCCACCTGACATGTACGAGTGTCTGCGTGTAGCCAACGAAATTACCGTTAATTAA